The sequence ACGCCGTTCCACGTAACAGAGGGCGCCCGCGCCCAGAGTGCCGCCGGTCACATAGAATGTGGCCTCTGGATTGCCCATGCCTTTGTGGCTCGTCTCGGATGGTCGAGAGAAAGTCCAAGCCGTGAGTGAGACTTCAAGGCCGCTGTTGCTGTCCTGGCAATCGACCTTCCGCATCATCCAACGAGTGGAAAAACGCAGTCAAGGCGAATTCCGACGAATCCTAACTAACCAACACGGACGGTCGGTGCATCCCTGATTACCACGACTGTGACACTTGCGAATGGTTCAGGCGCAGGCGCGGCATTTATTCCCGATCTCAGGACGGACCCTCGACGACGCTGCTGATCTCGCCCGCCTTGAGCCGGGTCCGCAGCCTCTGGCCCGGACGCACGTCTTGCGCGGCGCGAATGATCTTACCGGAACTGGCGTCCTGGGTGATGGAATAGCCGCGTTCGAGGACGTTATGAGGCGAAAGCAAACGCAGGCGCGCCCCGGCGGTTTGCACGCGGGATTGCAGCGATTCCAATTTGTGACGCGTTTGGTCTCCAAGTTGCGCCTGCAACTGCACCAACAACTCTCGACGGCGCAGTAAAATCATTGCAGGCCGCAGGCGCAGAAATCTCTGGGCCACCGATTGCCAGTGCCCGGACTGCTCTCGAAAACCGAAATGAACGCACCGCAGCAGTGTGCTCTGCAAATCGTCCAGCCGCTGAAATTGCTCTTGAATGCGCCGGCGCGGATGCGCCCGGCTCAGCCGCCCCGCCAGATCTTCCAGCGCTTCGCTGTCCACTTCGATCCTCTTCCGAACGAGATCAAGAAGCCGGGTCGAAGCGCGGGTCACGAACTCACGGCTGGCGAACACTCCTTCCGTGATCAATTCCGCGGCCACACTCGGCGTCGCCGCTCGCATGTCGGCCACAAAATCACTGATCGTAAAATCAATCTCGTGGCCTACGGCCGAGACAACCGGGATCGCCGATTCAAAAATCGCGCGCGCCACGCTTTCCTCGTTGAACGCCCACAAATCCTCCAGGCTGCCGCCGCCGCGCGTGACCAGAATCAGGTCCAGCCTAGCCCCGCCCCCAACCCCTCCAGGACCGATCGCGGATTGCGGATTGCGGATTGCGGAACCAGAACTCCGCACTGCGCATTCTGCATTCCGCAATTGGACAAGTTCTCCTCCTGGGAGGGCTGAAGGAATGGGTTCGTGGGGAGGCAGAAGATCAGAGGGCGTCGGTTCATGGCAAGCTTCCTTGGTCCCAGCACCATGCTTGCGGCCCATGAACTCGTCGCTGGTAGGGCGGTGCTGCTGCGCCGCCGTAGCGACAGAAAACCGGCTGCGCGGCAACGCAGCCCTACCGGGTTCATGGCAGGCCCATTCGTTGAGCAGCCGGATCGCGGCGGCGATTTCCTCAGCGGCGCCGCGGCCTTGCACTCGGCACGGCGCCAGGACCACTTCCAGGGCCGGATTCCTTCGCTCGATCACATGGATCACGTCCCGCAATGCGGCCCCCGTCGGGGAAGTGACGATCCCGATTCGCCGCGGGAAACGGGGCAGCGGGCGTTTGCGTTCGGGGGCAAAGAGACCTTCGGCATTCAGTTTCTGTTTGAGCCTCTCGAACGCGATTTGCAGCGCGCCGACGCCCTGTAATTCCACCTGGGTGACGCGAAGCTGATATTGCCCGCGCGCCTCATAGACGGTGAGGTCGCCGAAGAGCACGACCTTCTGTCCGTCGCTCAGCAGGTTGCGGCTGAAACTGGTGGCTTCGCCGCGGAACAGCACGCAGTTCAGTTGCGCGCCGGCGTCTTTGAGAGAGAAGTAGGCATGGCCGGAGCCTTGCAAGCGCAGATTCGAGATTTCCCCCGTCACCCAAACGGAGCCGATCTCCCGCTCGATCAGCCGTCTGACCGACGCGGTCAGTTCGCTCACGGTGAGGACGCGGCGGGTTGCTTCCATCGGAAATAGCTCGCCAAAGTCCCACTGGGATTTGAGGGGTTTGCTCAAGGTATTCGCTCAATGAAGGCGGGGCGAGGCTCCTGTCGAGCCAATGCCATCCAGGGCAAAGCTCGGGGGGCGTCTCGCTCCACGGTCGTTTGCGGGGGGTTTACTGTTCATGCCACGCTTCGCTTCATTTCAATTTCAAATCTGAAATTGCAGCGAGAGTTTCCCTTCAACTCGATTTCAGCGGGACGGAGACGCGTTCGATGCTCACGGCTTTTCCGGTGTCGGGATCGACCTCCAGGAGCGCGCCTTGCAGCAGAACACGGTTGAAAGCGACTTCAAACCGCTGCGGCTGGCTGGTCAGAAACCGTTTCACAATCGGTTCGATCTCGCGCCCCAGCACGCTCTCGTGCGGGCCGGTGAATCCGGCGTCGCAAAGGAACGCTGTGCCGCCCGGAAAAATCTGCTCGTCCGCCGTCTGCACGTGCGTGTGCGTGCCAATGACG comes from Verrucomicrobiota bacterium and encodes:
- the xseA gene encoding exodeoxyribonuclease VII large subunit; this encodes MSKPLKSQWDFGELFPMEATRRVLTVSELTASVRRLIEREIGSVWVTGEISNLRLQGSGHAYFSLKDAGAQLNCVLFRGEATSFSRNLLSDGQKVVLFGDLTVYEARGQYQLRVTQVELQGVGALQIAFERLKQKLNAEGLFAPERKRPLPRFPRRIGIVTSPTGAALRDVIHVIERRNPALEVVLAPCRVQGRGAAEEIAAAIRLLNEWACHEPGRAALPRSRFSVATAAQQHRPTSDEFMGRKHGAGTKEACHEPTPSDLLPPHEPIPSALPGGELVQLRNAECAVRSSGSAIRNPQSAIGPGGVGGGARLDLILVTRGGGSLEDLWAFNEESVARAIFESAIPVVSAVGHEIDFTISDFVADMRAATPSVAAELITEGVFASREFVTRASTRLLDLVRKRIEVDSEALEDLAGRLSRAHPRRRIQEQFQRLDDLQSTLLRCVHFGFREQSGHWQSVAQRFLRLRPAMILLRRRELLVQLQAQLGDQTRHKLESLQSRVQTAGARLRLLSPHNVLERGYSITQDASSGKIIRAAQDVRPGQRLRTRLKAGEISSVVEGPS